One segment of Negativicutes bacterium DNA contains the following:
- a CDS encoding SAP domain-containing protein: MTLKEVQQIAKNMGITPKKMNKTQLIQTIQTQENNTPCFSCGDSSCQEFDCLWREDCIK; the protein is encoded by the coding sequence ATGACTTTAAAAGAAGTTCAACAAATTGCGAAAAACATGGGCATTACCCCCAAAAAAATGAATAAAACACAACTAATTCAAACCATTCAAACTCAAGAAAATAATACTCCTTGCTTTTCCTGTGGGGACAGCTCTTGCCAAGAGTTTGATTGCTTATGGCGTGAAGATTGTATTAAATAA
- a CDS encoding Nramp family divalent metal transporter, whose translation MNNFFSQLKITHATSKKAREFLRFLGPGLLITVGFIDPGNWASNIAAGADYGYSLLWMVTLSTIMLIVLQHNVAHLGIVTGLCLSEAATLYLKPWISRSLLASAVLAAIATVLAELLGGAIALNMLFHLPIKIGVVLTAIFCLYLLWSNSYKKLEKIIIGFVSLIGIAFLVELSMVNLDYSKALAGWVTPSFPSGSIPVIMSVLGAVVMPHNLFLHSEIIQSRQWNLADENIIKKQLKYEFMDTLFSMGVGWAINSAMILIAAAIFFSNNVEIAELQQAQVMLKPLLGDSAAIIFAIALLFAGIASTITAGMASGSIFAGIFKESYNIKDKHTSLGVILTYFCAVIILFFIDNPFQGLIYSQVALSIQLPWTIFLQIYLTSSPKIMGKYANNRRQKIILVLIGAIVAVLNIMLLKDILGL comes from the coding sequence ATGAATAATTTTTTTTCGCAATTAAAAATTACTCATGCTACTAGTAAAAAAGCTAGAGAGTTTTTGCGCTTCTTAGGGCCAGGCTTATTAATTACCGTTGGTTTTATTGATCCTGGTAATTGGGCCTCTAATATTGCCGCTGGTGCTGATTATGGCTACTCCTTATTATGGATGGTAACTTTGTCAACAATAATGTTAATTGTGTTACAGCATAATGTAGCACATTTAGGAATTGTAACCGGATTATGTTTATCAGAAGCGGCAACCTTGTATTTAAAGCCATGGATATCGCGTAGCCTGTTAGCTTCAGCGGTTCTTGCAGCTATTGCTACTGTGCTAGCAGAATTATTAGGTGGTGCGATAGCCCTTAATATGTTGTTTCATCTACCAATAAAGATTGGGGTAGTGTTAACGGCAATCTTTTGTTTATATTTATTATGGTCTAATTCATATAAAAAATTAGAGAAAATAATCATCGGATTTGTTTCATTAATCGGCATTGCTTTTTTAGTGGAATTATCAATGGTAAATTTAGATTATAGCAAAGCTTTGGCTGGTTGGGTAACACCGAGTTTTCCGTCAGGCTCTATTCCGGTAATAATGAGTGTTTTAGGTGCAGTGGTAATGCCCCATAATTTATTTTTACATTCAGAAATTATTCAAAGTCGCCAATGGAATTTAGCAGATGAGAATATTATAAAAAAACAATTAAAGTATGAATTTATGGATACACTATTTTCAATGGGGGTTGGCTGGGCGATTAATAGTGCTATGATTTTAATTGCAGCAGCTATTTTCTTTAGTAATAATGTTGAAATAGCCGAATTGCAACAAGCTCAAGTTATGCTAAAACCATTACTAGGTGATAGTGCTGCGATTATTTTTGCGATAGCATTATTGTTTGCAGGAATTGCTTCGACCATCACTGCGGGAATGGCTTCAGGCAGTATATTTGCAGGTATCTTTAAAGAAAGTTATAATATAAAAGATAAGCACACTAGTTTAGGCGTTATTTTAACATATTTTTGTGCGGTAATAATCTTGTTTTTTATCGATAATCCATTTCAGGGATTAATTTATTCGCAAGTTGCACTTAGTATCCAACTACCATGGACAATTTTTCTGCAAATATATTTAACATCTTCGCCGAAAATAATGGGTAAGTATGCTAATAATCGTAGACAGAAAATAATTTTAGTGCTTATTGGAGCAATTGTAGCAGTATTAAATATTATGTTATTAAAAGATATTTTAGGCTTATAA
- the rmuC gene encoding DNA recombination protein RmuC: protein MDYTVILNLILVLTIIIITRISLKINNTNNNLLQQINLLEKKIFDEFSRNRNDNLVNQRELREEVNRNINIFNESIINRVNENTKIQLDLLNSFANQLQSLTQINETKLDKMRQMVETQLKELQLDNNSKIEEMRKTVDEKLNTTLERRLGESFNMVSARLEQVHKGIGEMQSLANGVGDLKRVLTNVKTRGIWGEIQLGNILEQLLTIDQYESNVNTNPHTKDRVEFALKLPGKSVEVDNIWLPIDAKFPQEDYQRLLDAQEKANIEEIDKYTKALENRVKLEAKTIAEKYICLPYTTDFAILFLPTEGLYAEILRIPYLCDLLIREYKIIIAGPTTLSALLNSLQMGFRTLAIEKRSSEVWEVLGAVKTEFNKFGQLLEKTHKKLQEASNSIDTAAKKTRNIERKLKNVEEVSAENSEKLLND, encoded by the coding sequence ATGGACTATACTGTAATTTTGAATTTGATCTTGGTACTAACAATAATTATTATTACCAGAATTAGTTTAAAAATAAACAATACTAATAATAATTTGTTGCAACAAATTAATTTACTAGAAAAAAAGATTTTTGATGAGTTTTCTAGAAATCGTAATGATAATCTTGTTAATCAACGTGAATTACGTGAAGAAGTAAACCGAAATATTAATATTTTCAATGAAAGTATTATTAATAGAGTAAATGAAAATACTAAAATTCAATTAGACTTGCTAAATAGTTTTGCAAATCAATTACAGTCTTTGACCCAGATTAATGAGACAAAGCTGGATAAAATGCGTCAAATGGTAGAAACGCAACTTAAAGAATTGCAACTAGATAACAATTCTAAAATAGAAGAAATGCGGAAAACTGTTGATGAAAAGTTAAATACTACATTAGAACGTAGATTAGGTGAAAGTTTTAATATGGTTAGTGCCAGATTAGAACAAGTCCACAAAGGTATTGGTGAAATGCAGTCTTTGGCAAATGGTGTAGGCGATTTAAAACGCGTTTTAACAAATGTTAAAACGCGAGGAATTTGGGGAGAAATTCAATTAGGGAATATCTTAGAGCAATTACTAACAATTGATCAATATGAAAGTAATGTTAATACTAATCCTCATACTAAAGATCGTGTGGAATTTGCCCTGAAATTACCTGGAAAGTCGGTTGAAGTTGACAATATATGGTTGCCGATTGATGCGAAATTTCCACAAGAAGACTATCAAAGATTACTTGATGCTCAAGAAAAAGCTAATATTGAAGAAATTGATAAGTATACTAAGGCTTTAGAAAATAGAGTTAAATTAGAAGCAAAAACTATTGCGGAAAAGTATATTTGTTTACCTTACACTACTGATTTTGCAATTTTATTTTTACCAACAGAAGGTCTTTATGCAGAAATATTAAGAATACCATATTTATGTGATTTACTTATTAGAGAATATAAAATTATTATAGCTGGACCGACAACTTTATCGGCCTTATTAAATAGTTTGCAGATGGGCTTTAGAACTTTAGCAATAGAAAAAAGAAGTTCTGAAGTATGGGAAGTGTTAGGAGCGGTAAAAACGGAATTTAATAAATTTGGACAGTTGCTAGAAAAAACCCATAAAAAATTACAAGAAGCTAGTAACTCCATTGATACTGCTGCTAAAAAAACCAGAAATATTGAGCGTAAACTAAAAAATGTTGAGGAAGTTTCAGCAGAAAATAGTGAAAAATTATTAAATGACTAA